Genomic segment of Odontesthes bonariensis isolate fOdoBon6 chromosome 10, fOdoBon6.hap1, whole genome shotgun sequence:
aaagatgaaaaaatgtTGAAAGCAGACTGGTGGCTTTGTCTCTTACTTGTCCTGTCCTCCATTGTGATCTATGTAAAcagaatacatatatataacaaaAACCCCTTTAAAACTTTGAAATGCAGCTATTGACCAGCAGACATAGCCGACCAGGCTCCCTCCATCCTCCAGACAGAAAAGGCATAGCTCAGTCTCTCATGAGCTAGATAGTTACATCCAGCAAGCTTACTGTCCATCTCATCACTCTGCAGAACTTGGTACAGAAAGTCAATGTAGCGAGATGCCAGCCTGAGGGTCTGGATTTTGCTCAGTTTGTCAGAAGGCAGCGTTGGGATAATCTTGCGCAGTGAGGAAAAAGCTTCATTCAGAGACTGTGTGCGCTGGCGTTCCCGGATGTTGGCGATGACCCGCTGAGCATGTGGATCCTCAAGGGCTGAGAGACCGCCAGGACTGTGACTGGAGACAGGAGACAGTGATGGGCCCGAGGAAGGTGATCGATGCTGAGGGCTCCTTTTGATTTTCTTCTGACCAGCTGGGCTGCTGTATATCTGAATGTCATCCCCTGGCTTGACTTTGTCATTGTCTGctgatgtggtggggttgactGTGGTAAGGTGATCCTCCATCTGGCGTTTACGCCCGGTGACCCCAGGTGTTGCTACGACGACGGGGCAGGTATTAGAAAGAGGTCTTCCAGGATTCTCTTCGCTGGAAGCCACCCCTCCCTCAGGGTGGTCATCATTAGACGACTCCTCCTCTCTCATGCTTGGCCacgtttttcttctttccctCTTTCTTACCAGAGTATATCTGTCAGTCTTGAATTTCTCCAGTTCTTCCTCAGtatgtttccttttttgtttttctcagaaATGTTTCCCCTTTTCTGTTTGTCTTGGGGCGCTCCTTCTGTTGCTTTTTGGGTTTCTCTGATCTTCTGCTGTTTCCTTGATCCTCTCCATCCAACTTGTCACTGTATCACATCTTAGCGAGCCAAAATGGGACAGGAATCAGTGCTCAGTTTTGGATTCTTCACccaaacatgtgggaaaaaaaactgtcaaaaatCACTCCCAGTCTCTGTGGGTGTAAGCTGCATTAGGAACCCGGACTGTTTTTATGCCCCGTTCCCGTAGCAGCATGTGAGACAACGGCAACATGAATCTGACTTTTAAAAGGGAGGTGACTGTGAAGCTTTCAGCTGCCCTCCCACCTGGTTCACTGATTGGCTCAGAAGGCATTTTTGGAAAACTATGCTTAAGACAGCAGGAAGAAAAAATTCTAAATGATTGGTCAGATTACAGCGGTGAGGAGGAGACCAGAGTTTGTCATACAGCCAACCAAATCGAACAgttgtgacgtttgcttcttgTTCTGAAAGTTGCCTGAGTTTATGGGTTCCAGATTTCCTCCAAAGCACGGCACTACCATCCCCCTTTCGCTGAATGGTAATCTCTCCCCTTAACAGTTCA
This window contains:
- the LOC142390179 gene encoding uncharacterized protein LOC142390179; the encoded protein is MREEESSNDDHPEGGVASSEENPGRPLSNTCPVVVATPGVTGRKRQMEDHLTTVNPTTSADNDKVKPGDDIQIYSSPAGQKKIKRSPQHRSPSSGPSLSPVSSHSPGGLSALEDPHAQRVIANIRERQRTQSLNEAFSSLRKIIPTLPSDKLSKIQTLRLASRYIDFLYQVLQSDEMDSKLAGCNYLAHERLSYAFSVWRMEGAWSAMSAGQ